The following are from one region of the candidate division TA06 bacterium genome:
- a CDS encoding PAS domain S-box protein — translation MKQFIKIIKTHLVVPSLGFAFLFSIFDVIVDVYIFKEGTIKTHLLSPQPLEIYYRSFVALMFITFGFIGQKMAQRRKKAEETLKVAEDKFKIIAENTYDWEFWTGPDHKFIFTSPSALRVTGYSPEKFSQDPDFLDSIIYPEDMPLYDQHRKEAESEHGLHEVEFRINHADGSVRWISHACQPVTGSNGEHLGIRGNNRDITARKKLQLEKEISEAKYSSLFSSMLNGFAWHKIIVDENHRPVDYEYLEVNNAFEKMTGLNRKDVLFKRVSEVIPELKNDDFDWIGTYGRVALNDEKIQFEQYSKAFGKWYNVTAYSPAHGEFATVFEDITERKKIERVNWENQERMDVIFNSIQAGIVVIDRETHSIAYVNQMAAKMIGAPQDEIMDHPCHKFICPAQAGSCPITDLGQTVDNSEKCLLTVAGEKIPILKTVVEEELAGRKVLVESFVDISEHKRIEEEREKIRLWQTGVNGILEAVLAPVSLEQKMKIVTDGIVETFGADFCRIWLIEKGDMCNGDCMHAESVDESHICKYRDKCLHLKASSGRYTHINGKGHRRVPFGVYKIGRIASGEDKKFLTNDVAHDPRVHNNEWAKGLGLVSFAGYQLKPPDGDVLGVFALFAGFTISPDMDKILEGLSRAISLAIQKDIADKALQYKNVLLSTQQEASIEGILIVGENDEIVSYNGRFTEMFDVPPEIIGNKDDAPLLEFVTGKQADPQAFLQRVQYLYAHKEEKSQDEIILNDGRTFDRYSAPMAGSNGKYYGRVWYFRDMTERKRAEETLRASEEKFRNLVENQSEGIGVTNGTEEFVFANSAANNIFGLGEGMLVGRSLKEFLTPESAQQVAEQTRQRKDGKRGNYELEIQVETGEKKIIYVSALPQTDSTGKFLGTMGLFQDITERKKQEKVIKEQALFFKTLVDTILTPVFYKDTEGKYLGCNKAFEELLGVPEDQIAGKTVFELTPPDKAVQYHKKDRELLENGGIQMYEYPVKSAKQGLREMQFNKSIFKDDMGNPKGIVGVMMDITERKKSEKLQAAIYHISEAAISSNNIETLFGEIHRTVAELISAKNIYIALYHEKEDMLSFPYFVDEADPAPQPRKLANGLTEYVLRSGTPLLASPMVLNLLIEQGKVSMVGTPSIDWAGVPLKAGNRMLGVLVVQSYQEDIRFGAEDLSMLNFVSDNIAQAIARKNDEEERIKLVSDLRKLSTAVEQSPSVIVITDLEGNIEYTNPAFEKTTGYARAEAIGQNPRILKSGELPSEEYRRLWETITAGNEWRGQFHNKRKDGSLYWEQATISGIKDAGGKIVKYLAVKEDITERKMMEDELRASEIQNRALVESAGRAGEAIVMLQNSGSIQVACLVANQEAVRITGYSQDELKRISWLDLVHPRFRDESQKRAQARLHSEDIPGIYEISLVSKYGVEIPIEVTGSPVQYQGRPAIVGFFREITERKQAEVEREAMITELKAALANIKQLKGLIPICASCKKIRNDGGYWQQVEEYVADHSEADFSHGLCDECAHNLYPDYFKDKKNKTEGEEVG, via the coding sequence CCCACTTGGTTGTGCCCAGCCTGGGTTTTGCCTTCTTGTTCAGCATCTTCGACGTTATCGTGGATGTTTATATATTTAAAGAGGGAACGATAAAAACGCATTTATTGTCACCCCAGCCTTTGGAGATATATTACCGCAGTTTTGTGGCCTTGATGTTCATTACTTTTGGGTTCATTGGACAAAAGATGGCGCAGCGCCGGAAAAAAGCCGAGGAGACCCTTAAAGTTGCCGAGGATAAATTTAAAATAATAGCCGAAAATACCTACGACTGGGAGTTTTGGACCGGCCCGGACCATAAGTTTATATTTACTTCGCCTTCCGCTCTTCGTGTTACCGGGTATTCCCCGGAAAAGTTCAGCCAAGACCCGGATTTTCTGGACAGCATCATTTACCCTGAGGATATGCCGCTCTATGACCAGCACCGCAAAGAAGCCGAATCGGAACACGGCTTGCACGAAGTGGAATTCCGGATCAATCATGCCGACGGTTCGGTGCGCTGGATAAGCCATGCCTGCCAGCCGGTAACCGGATCAAATGGCGAGCATCTGGGTATTCGCGGCAACAATCGCGATATCACTGCCAGGAAAAAGTTACAACTGGAAAAAGAAATAAGTGAGGCAAAATACAGCAGTTTGTTCAGCAGCATGCTAAACGGTTTCGCCTGGCACAAGATCATTGTGGACGAAAACCACCGCCCGGTTGATTATGAATATTTGGAAGTCAATAACGCCTTCGAAAAAATGACCGGCCTGAACCGGAAAGACGTGCTATTTAAACGCGTTTCTGAAGTTATCCCGGAATTAAAAAACGATGATTTTGACTGGATCGGCACTTACGGCCGGGTGGCCCTTAATGACGAAAAAATACAATTTGAACAATATTCCAAAGCATTTGGGAAATGGTACAATGTAACAGCCTACAGCCCCGCTCATGGAGAGTTTGCCACCGTATTTGAGGATATCACCGAGCGCAAGAAGATAGAACGGGTGAACTGGGAAAACCAGGAAAGGATGGATGTGATATTCAACTCCATCCAGGCCGGCATCGTGGTGATAGACCGGGAGACGCACAGCATTGCTTATGTAAACCAGATGGCGGCCAAGATGATCGGTGCGCCGCAGGACGAGATCATGGACCATCCCTGCCACAAGTTCATCTGCCCGGCCCAGGCCGGCTCCTGCCCCATTACCGACCTGGGACAAACGGTTGACAATTCCGAAAAATGCCTCTTGACGGTGGCAGGGGAAAAGATACCCATACTAAAAACCGTGGTGGAGGAGGAACTGGCCGGGAGAAAGGTGCTGGTGGAAAGTTTCGTGGATATATCGGAACATAAACGGATTGAAGAAGAGCGGGAGAAGATCCGCTTATGGCAAACGGGCGTGAATGGAATATTGGAGGCTGTTCTTGCTCCTGTCTCGCTTGAACAGAAAATGAAAATCGTTACAGATGGAATCGTTGAAACATTCGGCGCAGATTTTTGCCGGATCTGGCTAATCGAAAAAGGAGATATGTGCAATGGGGACTGTATGCATGCTGAGTCCGTTGATGAATCGCATATATGCAAGTATCGTGACAAATGCCTGCACTTGAAAGCAAGTTCCGGCAGGTATACTCATATTAACGGTAAAGGGCACCGCCGCGTTCCGTTTGGCGTCTACAAAATAGGGCGTATCGCTTCCGGGGAAGATAAAAAATTTCTCACTAATGATGTGGCCCATGACCCCAGAGTCCATAACAATGAGTGGGCCAAAGGTCTGGGATTGGTGTCATTTGCCGGATATCAGCTGAAACCTCCGGATGGCGATGTGCTTGGGGTATTTGCGTTGTTTGCCGGATTTACGATATCTCCGGATATGGACAAAATTCTTGAGGGATTGAGCCGCGCCATCTCCCTGGCCATCCAGAAAGATATTGCAGACAAGGCACTGCAATACAAAAATGTACTTTTATCCACCCAGCAGGAGGCCTCGATAGAAGGAATCCTGATAGTGGGGGAGAACGATGAAATAGTATCTTATAATGGAAGATTTACCGAAATGTTCGATGTTCCTCCGGAAATAATCGGTAATAAGGATGATGCCCCGTTATTAGAGTTCGTCACCGGCAAACAGGCCGATCCCCAGGCTTTTCTCCAGCGGGTACAGTATCTTTATGCCCATAAAGAGGAAAAAAGCCAGGATGAAATTATCCTGAATGATGGACGCACTTTTGATCGTTACTCGGCGCCTATGGCTGGATCTAATGGAAAGTATTACGGCCGGGTCTGGTATTTCAGAGACATGACCGAGCGAAAACGCGCGGAGGAAACGTTACGGGCGAGTGAGGAGAAATTCCGGAATCTGGTTGAAAACCAAAGCGAGGGGATAGGGGTAACTAATGGAACTGAGGAGTTTGTTTTTGCTAATTCGGCGGCGAATAATATCTTTGGTTTAGGAGAAGGTATGCTGGTGGGCCGGTCGCTCAAAGAATTTTTAACTCCGGAAAGTGCTCAACAAGTAGCTGAACAAACCCGGCAAAGAAAAGATGGCAAAAGAGGGAACTACGAACTGGAAATACAAGTCGAGACGGGCGAAAAGAAAATCATATATGTATCGGCCCTACCCCAGACTGATTCAACAGGAAAATTCCTTGGAACAATGGGTCTATTTCAGGACATTACAGAGCGGAAAAAACAAGAGAAAGTGATCAAAGAACAGGCACTATTCTTTAAAACACTTGTTGATACAATATTGACCCCGGTATTTTATAAGGACACTGAAGGGAAATATTTGGGCTGTAACAAGGCGTTTGAAGAACTATTGGGGGTCCCGGAAGATCAAATTGCCGGGAAAACGGTCTTTGAACTGACCCCGCCGGATAAAGCTGTGCAATATCATAAAAAGGACAGGGAATTGCTGGAAAATGGCGGTATCCAGATGTACGAATATCCGGTAAAAAGCGCTAAGCAGGGATTGCGGGAAATGCAATTTAACAAATCAATATTCAAAGACGACATGGGGAACCCCAAAGGAATTGTAGGCGTAATGATGGACATTACTGAACGGAAAAAATCAGAAAAACTGCAGGCCGCAATATATCACATATCCGAGGCAGCCATAAGCTCCAATAACATTGAAACGCTTTTCGGCGAGATACATAGAACGGTGGCCGAACTGATATCGGCTAAAAATATCTACATAGCGCTTTACCACGAAAAAGAAGACATGCTAAGCTTCCCCTACTTTGTGGATGAAGCGGATCCAGCCCCGCAGCCGCGCAAACTGGCCAACGGACTGACCGAGTATGTGCTGAGGTCCGGAACGCCTCTGCTGGCTTCGCCGATGGTCCTGAATCTGTTGATAGAACAGGGCAAGGTGTCCATGGTGGGCACGCCGTCCATAGACTGGGCCGGAGTTCCGCTGAAAGCCGGCAACAGGATGCTGGGCGTGCTGGTGGTTCAATCGTATCAGGAAGATATCCGGTTCGGGGCTGAAGATCTGTCCATGTTGAACTTTGTCTCGGATAACATCGCCCAGGCCATTGCCCGGAAGAACGACGAGGAAGAAAGAATCAAATTAGTTTCCGATCTGCGTAAATTATCAACGGCAGTGGAACAGAGCCCCAGCGTGATCGTGATCACAGACCTGGAAGGCAATATTGAATACACCAACCCCGCTTTTGAAAAGACCACCGGCTATGCCCGCGCCGAGGCCATCGGACAGAATCCCAGGATATTAAAGTCTGGCGAACTTCCGTCCGAAGAATATAGGAGATTATGGGAGACGATAACAGCAGGAAACGAATGGCGGGGCCAGTTCCATAACAAGCGCAAAGACGGCAGCCTTTACTGGGAACAGGCCACCATCTCCGGCATCAAGGACGCCGGAGGGAAGATAGTCAAATACCTGGCGGTGAAAGAGGACATTACCGAGCGTAAGATGATGGAGGATGAACTGAGAGCCTCCGAGATCCAGAACCGGGCCCTGGTGGAATCGGCCGGGCGGGCGGGCGAGGCCATTGTGATGCTGCAAAATTCGGGCAGCATACAGGTGGCCTGCCTGGTGGCCAACCAGGAAGCGGTCAGGATAACCGGCTATTCCCAGGATGAGCTTAAAAGGATCTCCTGGCTGGACCTGGTCCACCCAAGATTCCGGGATGAATCTCAGAAGAGGGCCCAAGCCAGACTGCATAGCGAAGATATACCGGGCATTTACGAAATATCCCTGGTCTCCAAATACGGGGTGGAGATACCGATAGAAGTGACCGGCAGTCCGGTGCAGTACCAGGGCCGTCCCGCCATCGTGGGGTTCTTTAGGGAGATCACTGAACGCAAGCAGGCCGAGGTCGAGCGGGAGGCCATGATCACCGAGCTTAAGGCGGCCCTGGCCAACATTAAGCAGCTGAAGGGGCTGATCCCGATCTGCGCTTCCTGCAAGAAGATCCGCAACGACGGGGGCTACTGGCAGCAGGTGGAGGAATATGTGGCCGATCACAGCGAGGCCGACTTTAGCCACGGTTTGTGCGACGAGTGCGCCCATAATTTGTACCCCGATTACTTTAAGGACAAAA